Sequence from the Ignavibacteria bacterium genome:
TAAGCCCGTGTTCCCTGTACTTCTCCATATGAGAGTTCTCAAATGCCGTAACAGTAAACTTCCCTCTGAAATCAACTTTTTTACCTGCCTCAATTTTTAGGAAATTCAGAGCAAATGAGAGTCTGTCCTCAAAAAGAAAACTTTTTGCTAACATCTCTTTTAAAAAATTAATATTACTCTTCGATACAAAAATGTCAACCGGAAGCTGCTTCTTGCCGAGTTTCATCTGCTGAATCAGCGATAGTATCCCTGAGAAATGGTCGGGATGGAAATGAGTGATCAGTATCCCGTCTATCTCATTATACCCGATACCAAGCCGCAACAGTGCCCTGCTGATACCATCCCCGGCATCGACGAGCAGATTGTAGGAATCAGACCGGATAAGAAATGAGGAGTGGAAGCGATTTAGTGATGATTTGCCTGACCCCGATCCTGTGAAAACTAATTTTATGGTATCAGACATATTGATGCTGTCAGGTTTGTGAACAAAACTGGTTTAACTATTCCCCGGTCTCATCGGGGCTGCTGTCGTCCAAAAAGTAATCAAAATCGGAACCCGGAAACTCATTTTCGACTGCAAAGATACAATTATTTGCTTTTCGGAAATTTTCAGTGGCTATATAATACAAGTATAAACCGGCATAGGCTGCTACTGCAAATTCTGATCTGGGATACCTTGCAAGGAGTGTTTCGAGGATTGTAATCGATTTCTCTCCGTCACCCGCGAGAAGAGCTTTTATATAAAGATCTGCAGGGGTTTCGGGCTTTCCCGCAAGGGCGGTCGATATTTTTTTCAACTCTTCAAAATTCTCTTTTTTGTAGAGGTCGAACACTTCCTTCGGGGTTACATTCTGACCAAAAAGATTTGATGCAAATGCGATAACAAAAAAGAGGAAAAGAGTGTTTTTTTTCATATTCACTAGACTGCCGATGCCTGATATTTTTCAAATACAGTTACCACTTCCCCAAAAAGGGTGGCAGATGTCACTCTGTCAATTTTTATATCAACATAATCCCCTGTCGAGATGTTTTCATCAACAGGGAAAATTGCTACTTTGTTGGTGTCGGTTCTTCCCGCAAAAAACTTGTCGCTCTTCTTTGAGAATCCCTCGACCAAAACTCTTTCAGTCTTCCCAATCATCAGATTG
This genomic interval carries:
- a CDS encoding MBL fold metallo-hydrolase, producing MSDTIKLVFTGSGSGKSSLNRFHSSFLIRSDSYNLLVDAGDGISRALLRLGIGYNEIDGILITHFHPDHFSGILSLIQQMKLGKKQLPVDIFVSKSNINFLKEMLAKSFLFEDRLSFALNFLKIEAGKKVDFRGKFTVTAFENSHMEKYREHGLKDSELKSYSLLISAANGEIFYTGDVGSSSDLELFQPDINSILITETTHVDMETVIELIRKNELKKVILTHIDTDDPSPLISKITAIFPDGLNKITIAHDGLIISV